Part of the Yersinia hibernica genome, TTCAAGCCCATCGGTCAGCATCTTCCCGGCTTCGTGAAGTCTCTCCAGCGGCATCTGTGGGAGACTCTCCAGAATGAACCACATTTCCTGAGCTTCCACACCTAAGCGGGTTCTGATCCCCTGTCGCCAGTTCCATCGACGGCAGGTCACTCCGGTATCATCACACCAGATAACCTCGCCTTGAGAAGGATATTCAACGACCGCTTCACCCTCCTTGACGGTATCAAAAGGCTCGGTTCCTTTTGCCACAGCCAGACGTGGCGCCCCCTGATAAGCAGAGATATTCTCTCCACCAACCGGAACGGCATAGCGGAGGCTAACGGCATTATAAAGATCAACGATGGGGTCGAGCGCTGGCATCGTTCCGTCACGTAGTACGCGCTTACGTAACGCATCCGCTGAGCAAGGAGTGCGTTTAGGTTTAGCGCCAAATTTTTGAAAAACTTCGGCCCATGCGGCCAGATGAGATTCCGCCCATTCAGGTTCACCGGCCAGAACGGCTTCGCAGGCTTCCCGCAGCGCCGTTTCTCCAGTGTCGGGATTAAGCACTGGCGCAGCTTTTACGTAGATACTGAGTGCCCGAAAACCTGGCGCAATGCGATAAATTTCAGGGGCAATTGACGGAGATACTGTTAACACGTGATAATCCTGTAATGACTAATTTACTCCATAATAATGACCGATGACCAAAAAAGTCAATTTAATGACCGATGCGAATTCTATCGTCAACACGGTGAATGAAGCCGTATCCCAGCGGATCAAACTGTATCGTAAGCAAAAGAAAATATCCCTCGATGAACTCTCCCGTCGGGCGGGCGTCAGCAAAGGAGCGCTGGTTGAGATTGAGGGATGCCGGGCGAATCCCAGCATTGCCCTGTTATGCCGCTTGGCTGCCGCAATGGGGGTTTCGGTGGCTGATTTTGTGGATGTCAGTTCCAAACCGACCGTGCATCTCATTGCTGAAGATGAGATCCCAGAATTGTGGGCTGGTGAAAAAGGTGGGAGAGCAAGATTGCTTGCTGGGTCGGGTGGCCCTGATATGACCGAGCTCTGGATGTGGGAAATGCAGCCAGGAGAAAAGTTTGCTTCACCCGGCCACACGGAAGGGACGCTTGAACTTTTTTATGTTCAGAAGGGCACGCTAACACTGGGCGTACAGGACCATCTGTATCGGGTAAAAACCGGCTGTTCGGCAACGGCCAGAACGGACGTTCCTCATTTCTATGAAAACCGGGAGGAGGATCCATTGGTATTTCTCATGACGGTACATGAGAAAGCATCCTGAGTTGTGGCCCGGTATGCCATTAGGGCTTGTCTCATCAAAGCAAGTTGCAAGGAGTGGTTTAGTGGATAATCAGCATCTGAGTTTTACCAAAGGCCGGTTTACCGTCACAACCGATCCCGCCTTTTTTCAACTGGAAGCCATTCACGATTACCTCTCGCAATCGTCCTGGGCTCCTGGCATTGATGCTGAAACGGTCAGGATATCAATCCAGAACAGCCTTTGTTTTGCCCTTCTGGATGGAACAAGACAAATCGGCTTCGCCCGCCTGGTCACAGACCATGCCACTTTTGGTTATTTGTGCGACGTCTACGTTTTGAACGATTATCAGAAAAGTGGTCTTGGTCGTTGGCTGATTGAATGCTG contains:
- a CDS encoding B3/B4 domain-containing protein; protein product: MLTVSPSIAPEIYRIAPGFRALSIYVKAAPVLNPDTGETALREACEAVLAGEPEWAESHLAAWAEVFQKFGAKPKRTPCSADALRKRVLRDGTMPALDPIVDLYNAVSLRYAVPVGGENISAYQGAPRLAVAKGTEPFDTVKEGEAVVEYPSQGEVIWCDDTGVTCRRWNWRQGIRTRLGVEAQEMWFILESLPQMPLERLHEAGKMLTDGLEKMMPGLWFDVALIEEQHQ
- a CDS encoding helix-turn-helix domain-containing protein codes for the protein MTKKVNLMTDANSIVNTVNEAVSQRIKLYRKQKKISLDELSRRAGVSKGALVEIEGCRANPSIALLCRLAAAMGVSVADFVDVSSKPTVHLIAEDEIPELWAGEKGGRARLLAGSGGPDMTELWMWEMQPGEKFASPGHTEGTLELFYVQKGTLTLGVQDHLYRVKTGCSATARTDVPHFYENREEDPLVFLMTVHEKAS
- a CDS encoding GNAT family N-acetyltransferase, coding for MDNQHLSFTKGRFTVTTDPAFFQLEAIHDYLSQSSWAPGIDAETVRISIQNSLCFALLDGTRQIGFARLVTDHATFGYLCDVYVLNDYQKSGLGRWLIECCHAHPLMPRLRRIMLVTDSAPWLYQKLGYTPLNRPDFVWQINRPDIYRNAGQK